The Flavobacteriales bacterium genome has a window encoding:
- a CDS encoding amino acid permease: MASKLENNSLQLGTMPVFLTSIATILGAILFLRFGYSVANVSLLGTFALVLIAHLVTVPTALAVSEIATNQKVEGGGLYHIISRSFGLNIGAAIGIALYLSQAISIAFYVVAFTEAFMPYINQWAEMLGYRILYTQAVSIPTAVILCGLMLYKGADIGIKLLYLVIILLTASLAMFFMGSTGYVASSSSLTDTISNSDDFFQVFAICFPAFTGIAAGIGLSGDLKDPKVAIPRGTIVATIVGGVIYMGVAYKLFISASPEDLGSDMMIMEKIALWGPIIPIGLAASTLSSALGSAIIAPRTLQAIGNDRIFPSDAVNSWLAKGTEKGNEPINGSLITTGLALLFVAVGSVDFVAEIITMFFMVTYGAICLISFLEHFAADPSYRPTFRSRWYLSLLGAVLSVWLMFKINTPYAIASLSIMLLIYFGVTFLSPQKTQMAKVFQGVIFQLSRRLQVFLQKSDTGDDSDHWRPSVVCITSHSFERFAAFDMLRWISHKYGFGTFIHLIEGYLSKKTHKEAKVALQRLIKMAEHSSSNVYLDTLISPSSTSAIAQVIQLPGISGKDNNMLMFEFARSHPQDLDQIVENYSLIRSVNFDTVILGSTEKGFGYHSQMHIWITPTDFENANLMILLGYIILGHPEWAECEISINAIVREERMEEQKQYLMDLTTSGRLPISSKNINIIVQEENHNFRDIVCERSKEADLILIGFRGETMKRKGAETFEGYDGLGNILFVHAVSEKEINML; the protein is encoded by the coding sequence ATGGCAAGCAAGCTCGAGAACAATTCGCTGCAGTTGGGAACCATGCCCGTGTTCCTCACTTCCATTGCCACCATTTTGGGCGCCATCCTTTTCCTACGTTTCGGGTATTCGGTTGCCAACGTCAGTCTGCTGGGAACATTTGCTTTGGTGCTTATTGCACACTTGGTAACGGTGCCAACAGCGTTGGCGGTGTCCGAAATTGCCACCAACCAAAAGGTGGAAGGTGGCGGCCTGTACCATATCATCTCACGCTCGTTCGGGTTGAACATCGGTGCGGCCATCGGTATTGCACTGTATCTGAGTCAGGCCATCAGCATTGCCTTCTACGTGGTGGCTTTCACCGAAGCATTCATGCCGTACATTAACCAATGGGCGGAAATGCTCGGTTACCGCATCCTTTACACACAGGCGGTCAGTATTCCTACAGCCGTTATCCTTTGTGGACTGATGCTTTACAAAGGCGCAGATATTGGCATCAAACTGCTGTATCTGGTCATTATCCTGCTGACGGCCTCTTTGGCCATGTTCTTCATGGGTTCTACGGGATATGTGGCGAGTTCCAGTTCGCTCACAGACACCATTTCCAATTCGGATGATTTCTTTCAAGTGTTCGCCATCTGTTTCCCAGCGTTCACGGGCATTGCAGCAGGCATCGGACTCTCAGGCGACCTGAAAGACCCGAAAGTGGCCATTCCGAGAGGAACCATTGTGGCCACTATCGTTGGAGGCGTCATCTACATGGGCGTGGCCTACAAACTCTTCATTTCGGCTTCGCCAGAAGATCTGGGAAGTGATATGATGATCATGGAGAAGATCGCGCTTTGGGGGCCGATCATCCCAATAGGGTTGGCAGCAAGTACGCTTTCGTCTGCGTTGGGTTCGGCCATTATCGCACCACGTACGTTACAAGCCATTGGCAACGACCGCATTTTTCCTTCGGATGCGGTGAACAGCTGGCTGGCCAAAGGAACCGAGAAAGGCAACGAACCGATCAACGGTTCTCTCATCACCACGGGACTTGCCTTGTTATTCGTAGCAGTCGGTTCGGTGGATTTTGTGGCCGAGATCATCACCATGTTCTTCATGGTCACCTACGGTGCCATCTGCCTCATTTCTTTCTTGGAACACTTCGCGGCAGATCCATCTTACCGACCTACGTTCCGCTCGCGTTGGTACCTTTCTTTGCTTGGCGCAGTGCTGAGCGTTTGGCTCATGTTCAAGATCAACACGCCTTATGCGATTGCTTCGCTCAGCATCATGCTCTTGATCTATTTCGGAGTAACGTTCCTAAGTCCGCAGAAAACGCAGATGGCCAAGGTCTTCCAAGGTGTGATCTTTCAGTTGAGCAGACGTTTACAGGTATTCCTTCAGAAATCGGACACAGGCGATGACAGCGACCATTGGCGCCCAAGCGTGGTGTGCATCACCAGCCATTCATTCGAACGCTTTGCCGCCTTCGACATGCTTCGATGGATCTCGCACAAATACGGATTCGGAACATTCATCCACCTAATTGAAGGTTATCTCTCCAAAAAGACCCATAAAGAGGCTAAAGTGGCGTTGCAACGTCTGATAAAGATGGCAGAGCATTCGAGCAGCAATGTTTACCTCGATACGCTCATCAGCCCATCCTCCACTTCGGCCATTGCGCAGGTCATTCAACTTCCGGGCATTTCGGGCAAAGACAATAACATGCTGATGTTCGAATTTGCGCGCAGCCATCCGCAGGACCTTGACCAGATCGTAGAGAACTACTCCCTCATCCGTTCGGTGAATTTCGACACGGTGATCCTCGGCAGCACCGAAAAAGGCTTCGGCTATCACAGCCAAATGCACATTTGGATCACGCCAACCGATTTCGAGAATGCGAACCTGATGATCCTCTTGGGCTACATCATTCTCGGCCACCCAGAATGGGCCGAATGCGAGATCAGCATCAACGCCATTGTACGCGAAGAACGCATGGAGGAACAGAAGCAATACCTGATGGATCTGACCACCAGCGGCCGCTTGCCCATCTCATCCAAGAACATCAACATTATTGTGCAGGAAGAGAACCACAACTTCCGCGATATTGTGTGCGAACGTTCGAAGGAGGCTGACCTCATCCTTATTGGTTTCCGTGGTGAGACCATGAAGCGTAAAGGTGCCGAGACATTTGAAGGTTACGATGGGTTGGGAAACATCCTCTTCGTTCATGCGGTGAGCGAGAAGGAGATCAATATGCTTTAA